A genomic region of Metopolophium dirhodum isolate CAU chromosome 1, ASM1992520v1, whole genome shotgun sequence contains the following coding sequences:
- the LOC132935798 gene encoding protein escargot-like, with the protein MRIFEDQPATMMHHKLTSKKMDYSHCPLKKRPVHFVKCEYIKDEMDFDNADECLEPENLSTKPQDLSVKIKSEPIASVVVKKELPPPYEQHENDAAPMQPSSSPYYIPIPQQQQQQEQLQQHQHQQQMRQQDQQHRQLQQQQQPFQPTAVKAGPLEPLCLNIAGDHHPAAAQAAVAAYHHHHHRHYAPAITPRPVPAQYPSTGYLSGYMYQHGGSGSAMLVADRAYPVAAAAAYPPAMMAVARDASLSPPGTAGRTGSAFKPLMQLTSPGGAVTPMRSPPAALPLSWYGRTAVSGWSPSSAEAMDASPPLPTPSSASSSASAVSPGYGPPQPSHHHQHTVPAPQQQYQLQYSGESDATTASSSAGGGDVTAVKRKSSGVAAAAARYKCAACAKTYSTVSGLTKHQQYHCADDEAQCAAAKTFRCKYCDKAYNTLGALKMHIRTHTLPCICKLCGKAFSRPWLLQGHIRTHTGEKPFSCQHCNRAFADRSNLRAHLQTHSDVKKYSCPTCSKTFSRMSLLTKHCDTGCPRMLPQHQQQQQQQQQTV; encoded by the exons ATGCGTATTTTCGAAGATCAACCGGCAACAATGATGCATCACAAGTTGACTTCGAAGAAGATGGATTACTCGCACTGTCCGCTCAAGAAACGTCCCGTGCACTTTGTCAAATGCGAGTACATCAAAGACGAGATGGATTTcg ACAACGCGGACGAATGTTTGGAACCGGAAAACCTGAGCACTAAACCGCAAGACCTGAGCGTGAAAATCAAATCGGAACCGATTGCGTCAGTGGTGGTGAAAAAAGAATTGCCTCCGCCGTACGAACAGCACGAAAACGACGCGGCGCCTATGCAGCCGTCGTCGTCTCCGTACTACATCCCAAtcccacaacaacaacaacaacaggaGCAGCTACAGCAGCACCAACACCAACAGCAAATGCGGCAGCAAGATCAACAGCACCGCCAActgcaacagcaacaacaaccgTTCCAGCCGACGGCCGTCAAGGCCGGGCCGCTGGAACCGCTGTGCCTGAACATCGCGGGCGACCACCACCCGGCCGCCGCGCAGGCCGCGGTCGCGGCGTACCATCACCACCATCACCGGCACTACGCGCCGGCCATAACGCCGAGGCCCGTGCCCGCCCAGTACCCGAGTACCGGTTACCTGTCCGGTTACATGTACCAGCACGGCGGCAGCGGCAGCGCGATGTTGGTGGCCGACAGAGCGTACCCCGTGGCCGCAGCGGCCGCGTACCCGCCGGCCATGATGGCCGTGGCCAGAGACGCTTCCCTGTCGCCGCCCGGCACGGCGGGCCGCACCGGTTCCGCCTTCAAGCCGCTCATGCAGCTCACGTCGCCCGGCGGCGCGGTGACGCCGATGCGCAGCCCGCCGGCGGCGTTGCCGCTGAGCTGGTACGGACGTACCGCGGTCAGCGGCTGGTCGCCGTCGTCGGCGGAAGCCATGGACGCGTCGCCGCCACTGCCTACGCCGTCGTCGGCGTCGTCATCAGCGTCGGCCGTATCGCCGGGCTACGGGCCGCCGCAGCCGTCGCACCATCACCAGCACACCGTACCGGCGCCACAGCAGCAGTACCAACTGCAGTACTCGGGCGAGAGCGACGCGACCACCGCGTCGTCGTCCGCCGGCGGAGGAGACGTGACGGCCGTCAAGCGCAAGTCGTCCGGCGTCGCGGCCGCCGCGGCCCGGTACAAGTGCGCCGCGTGCGCGAAGACGTACTCGACCGTGTCCGGGCTGACCAAGCACCAGCAGTACCACTGCGCGGACGACGAGGCGCAGTGCGCCGCGGCCAAGACGTTCCGGTGCAAGTACTGCGACAAGGCGTACAACACGCTCGGCGCGCTCAAGATGCACATCCGCACGCACACGCTGCCTTGCATCTGCAAGCTGTGCGGCAAGGCGTTCAGCCGGCCGTGGCTGCTGCAGGGCCACATCCGCACGCACACCGGCGAGAAGCCGTTCTCGTGCCAGCACTGCAACCGGGCGTTCGCCGACCGGTCCAACTTGCGCGCCCACCTGCAGACCCACTCGGACGTGAAGAAGTACTCGTGCCCGACGTGCAGCAAGACGTTCAGCCGCATGTCGCTGCTCACCAAGCACTGCGACACCGGATGTCCCCGCATGTTGCCCCAacaccagcagcagcagcagcaacagcaacagacGGTCTAG